The nucleotide window CCTGTCCAATCAGCTGGTGTTCAAACAACACTTCGTCAGCATAGCCCGGTAGAAGAATGCGGTAATCCAGCGAGTGATGCAGATCGTTGTAGCGACCGGATTCAGCCAGCAGGCCGGTCAGGCAGTTGTCGGTGAGGGTGTTGTAGAAATCCGGAGTGTGGCGAAGGTTGTCCGCGCGGCGCAGAAAATTCAGCAGGAGAGCCTGCCCCTGTAGCGCAGAACCATTCAGAGAGTAGAGATAGAGGGGTTCCTGCCGGACAAACGAACGGAGGCCAATCACATCCTCTTCGCTGGCCAGAACGACAAACTTGGTGTACTCACGAAGTGCCCCGGCCAGGGGGCTGTACTCATTTTGATCTTCGCGCAAGCGCGCTTCTATGGACACCGCCAGAAACTGACCATCACTGAACTCGAAGCTGGCGAACGCGTGTGCAAGACCATAGTCACCAAAGTGTGAGAGGCCAAACCAGACCCGTTGGAGCTGTGAAAGCACATAGTGGCGGTCTATATAACGGGCTACTGCCACATTGCCATTTTCGTCATAGCGGAAATCACGCATCCCTTCGATGATAAGGGTGTCTCCACTTAAGTGAATCTCCGGTAAGCGCTGGTAGCCCGTCTTCCAGTTGTCATCCTGTTGGGCAACCCGCGTGGTGAACCAGAGGGCGTAGCACAAGATTGATAGAAAGACTCCCCAAACGGCGATTTTGCGAATGCGCTTCCAGGTTGTCATGGTGTCGTTTCTCATCGAAAAACATGGCCGAAATAGATATTGAAGGAGTAGTGGTCGCCTTCGGTGTAACCCAGAGAAAGGTAACCCGGGCCGAGCGGGGTATGAGTGCCAAGAAACAGACTGCCGCCAGAAAGCAGTGAGCGGGTATCGACGTCGTCACGGTTCAACCATACATTGCCCGTTTCATAGGACGCGCCGGCATAGATCTGTACAGAGGAGGGCAGTAGCAGGTTGCGTCGCAATGGGCGCGTTACCACCAGCCGGCCGAGGGCGCTGTGATTGCCCCAGATGCTGTCAGGCGGAAGGCCAGACAAACGAAGAAAACCGCCCAGTGGCTCGATTGCTTCCGTGCCGGGTTCCTCCTCAGAAATGGCCGCGTCGGCCTCAGCTACCAGTGAGAAACCAGCCAAAGTAGTGGCAAACCCCAGCTCAATCAGTTGTCGCTGGTAGTCTGCATCGGCGCCGAAGTCCGGGTCATGATGCTGATATTCCAGAGCGGCTCTTATCCCCTTCGTTGGAAAGGCGAGATTATCGTAGGTGTCCCAGCTTAGCCGGGAGAACGCGTATCGATCCTGGTAGCTCTCAATATCAAAGGGGATGCCGACCTGAGTCTCGATGTCGCCGCCGGTTGCCTGCATTCCAACGCGCAGCTCCCCCTTTTGCCTAAACAGCGCAGCCCCGGCATCCAGTCCGCCATACACTTCTGTGCGTCGGAAGGTGGCGAAAGCGGGTTCATCAATGTCGTTGTTGATATAAAGGTCAATGGAGTCAGAACGATAGCCAGCCACGGGCTCTACAAAGAAAATGAGCTTGTGATCGATAGGCTGGAAGAAGCGGCCTTCCAGCATGGGGCGAGAACCAAGGTTGGCCAGCAGGGCCGCGGTACCGCCGTAACGGTTCAGCCCGGCGATCCGTAATGAGCCAAACAGGCCAAAAGTACCGTTGCCGCGCATATCATCAGAAAACTGAAGGCCGATCTGGGCAAAGGTATTACTGGTGTCCCGTTCTTCCGCCTCAATGAAGAGTTGGTTGCGCCCCTCACTGTTTTTAAGGTGATAGCGGATGCTGTCGTGGTAATCCAGTGCGTAAATATGCGAAATATCCTCGCGAATTTTCTCGCGATCCAGGGGTGCGCCGGGCTGCTGTCTGATCATGGCGCGAATGACCTTGTCGCTGACAACACCACCGTTGGTAATAATGATGTCATCAATGACCGGATGGGTCTCCCGTGAGGACAGCCTTTCGGGGAGTGCCTGCTCGGCTTGCGTTAGCGCACGAGGGGGAGGCCCCAGCACCTGAATGGCGGCCGCATAACCCGCGTCAATAGCCTGTTTCGCCTTGCTGAAATCGCTGCTGGAAATGCCCTCCAGATCGGGCTTGATGACAATGTCATCTTCCTCAAGGGTAGCCAGGCTCTGATCACTGTTATTACGAACCAGCAGGGCGCTCAGCTGTGCAAGCACCAGGGCGATGGAGTTGATTTCTTCCTTGTCCCAACGCGGGCTCCCCACGTCGACAACAACCAGCCGGTCCAGTGACTGGTCACTGAGCGCATCAATGGGAATGTTATTGGCGATGCCGCCATCCACGAGCAGCTTGTCATCAAGCAGCATGGGTTCCAGCAGGCCCGGAATCGACATGCTGGCTCTCACCGCTGAACTCAGCCGCCCACTTTTCAGCACGACCTGCTCACCGGTCACCAGATCCGCAGCCACCGCCCGGTAAGGGATCTTGAGCTGATCAAAGTCGGTGATGTCCCTGGCAGGGGAAAACATCTCATCGAGAATCAGGGTGAGATGTTGGCCTTGCAGAGCTGCACGGGGCAGGGCAATGCCTTTGCGATTGATGCGAAGACGATAGTCCACAGGGGCTCCCGCATCCATCTGTCGATAGACAAACAGGGAGTGCGAGCGAGGGGAGTTGTCCTAGAAGGCTTCTTTCCAGTCCATCTCCACGGCGATCTGTTCAATCTGCTCGATGGAATAGCCGGTGGCATACAGTCCGCCCACAATGGACCCCATGCTGGTGCCGGCCACGGCACTGGGATGTATGCCGTGCTCATGCAGGGCTTTTAAGACGCCTATATGAGCAAGGCCTCGGGCGCCACCGCCGGAGAGCACTAGCCCAGTGCGCTCCCCTGCGGAAACAATGCCGGGAAGAGAACAGCAGAAAAAAAATGCAAAAAACCCCGATAGCAGGTTTGTCCCTTTCCTGTTCACGTGTCGGATTCTCTTTGGTGGCCAAGCCGAGTGCCTTCATCATAACGGGGCTGGTTTAATTACGCGATGCTCGCGTAGGTCACCACATATGCCCTAATGAAAGAGAATACCGTCAGCGGCAACTCTGTCGGAGAATGACTGCAACCCTGGCGCATGGCCGCTCAAAGGTGAGCGGGGTGATTCTTGTCAGGTTTGATGATGCCGTGTGCTCGCTCTCCAAAAACTGCCTGCATGCGGTACCGCTGTTGTTTACGGCCTTTTCGCTCCAGTTTCTTTCTGTCGACCGGGCCCAGCCGGGTATAGAGCTCACGTGCGACACGCATGGGTGTGGTCATGGCCGGGTACCAGGGCAGTACCCAGTCGGGCAGACCCAACGCATTCATTTGTTCGCGGGAGAGGAAGAGGCGAGTCAGGCTCAGGTGAGAGTGATATTCGTACTTCAGGTAGAGCTTGTGCAATCGCGGAAATTTGTTCTTCCAGGGATAAACCCTTTCAAAGGGTTCTTTGGAGAGGGCTTGACCGAGCTCTTTGCTGGTCCAGTCCGGCCGTGATTGGGTGGCTTGGGTGTGGCGCAATAACCGAAATCCTTCCAGTTCTGAATCCACCAGCCATTGTTCCTCCACACCCATCAACCAGCCGGCATATTTCCACAGGTGCATCACCGCCCGGGATTCCCGGGGAGTAATGATGACGCCGCCCAGCCTCACTCCCAGCAGTAGCACTGAACCGAAGGCGAGATAGGTGGCAATCATGTCAGTCTGGTTGGCGGGGATGCCCCATTCATTGCTGTCCCACTCCTTGCGCGATTGCAGGTGGCGACGAACCATGCCATGTACCCAGCGCACATGGAGGGTATTGATAAACCCTTCACCAAAGCGCTCCATGCCGCCGTGCTCAGTGCAGTCCATCCACCATTTCAGCGTTTCCCCGGTGCGTTGGGAGGCGCCTTTGTTCAGCGCGCCAGTGGCTACCAGGGCGTGGTTGAAGCCACTCAGCAGGTAACCGACCATCAGCGCCTGATCGCGCATAATGTACAGGCCGAACTCGCCCAGACTCTGCACCACGCTGACTCCTTGCTCAAGCAGTTCCCTGTCCAGCCAAACGGGTTCCTGATCAACCATGGCAAAGAATGTTTTCAGCTCAGTGGGAGCGTTCTCTACCTTATTGATACCTTCCTTGAGAGCCAGCTCATACATAGCCTTCCGGTTGCGTGAGTCCTCCGCCATCATCCAGTCGAGCAAGCAATCCATGGGCGGATCGCCTTGCCAGAGAGCGTCCACCAGCTGGTCGTAGCGCTCGCGGGATGGCGCCAGTGCCTTACCAAACGCAAGGCGCTGCAGACGAGGCAGCTTTTGGGTGACCTCAAAGGGCCTCACACGGTGAGGCACATTCCTGTTGGCGGTGGGCTGACTTCCTTGTGAGCGTGGATGCTGTGCGGAT belongs to Alcanivorax sediminis and includes:
- a CDS encoding lipoprotein N-acyltransferase Lnb domain-containing protein, translating into MTTWKRIRKIAVWGVFLSILCYALWFTTRVAQQDDNWKTGYQRLPEIHLSGDTLIIEGMRDFRYDENGNVAVARYIDRHYVLSQLQRVWFGLSHFGDYGLAHAFASFEFSDGQFLAVSIEARLREDQNEYSPLAGALREYTKFVVLASEEDVIGLRSFVRQEPLYLYSLNGSALQGQALLLNFLRRADNLRHTPDFYNTLTDNCLTGLLAESGRYNDLHHSLDYRILLPGYADEVLFEHQLIGQGEPLEEIRAGARINTSVSPDTHNYSILIRQ
- a CDS encoding POTRA domain-containing protein, which encodes MGSPRWDKEEINSIALVLAQLSALLVRNNSDQSLATLEEDDIVIKPDLEGISSSDFSKAKQAIDAGYAAAIQVLGPPPRALTQAEQALPERLSSRETHPVIDDIIITNGGVVSDKVIRAMIRQQPGAPLDREKIREDISHIYALDYHDSIRYHLKNSEGRNQLFIEAEERDTSNTFAQIGLQFSDDMRGNGTFGLFGSLRIAGLNRYGGTAALLANLGSRPMLEGRFFQPIDHKLIFFVEPVAGYRSDSIDLYINNDIDEPAFATFRRTEVYGGLDAGAALFRQKGELRVGMQATGGDIETQVGIPFDIESYQDRYAFSRLSWDTYDNLAFPTKGIRAALEYQHHDPDFGADADYQRQLIELGFATTLAGFSLVAEADAAISEEEPGTEAIEPLGGFLRLSGLPPDSIWGNHSALGRLVVTRPLRRNLLLPSSVQIYAGASYETGNVWLNRDDVDTRSLLSGGSLFLGTHTPLGPGYLSLGYTEGDHYSFNIYFGHVFR
- a CDS encoding oxygenase MpaB family protein, translating into MSKAQTSKSAQHPRSQGSQPTANRNVPHRVRPFEVTQKLPRLQRLAFGKALAPSRERYDQLVDALWQGDPPMDCLLDWMMAEDSRNRKAMYELALKEGINKVENAPTELKTFFAMVDQEPVWLDRELLEQGVSVVQSLGEFGLYIMRDQALMVGYLLSGFNHALVATGALNKGASQRTGETLKWWMDCTEHGGMERFGEGFINTLHVRWVHGMVRRHLQSRKEWDSNEWGIPANQTDMIATYLAFGSVLLLGVRLGGVIITPRESRAVMHLWKYAGWLMGVEEQWLVDSELEGFRLLRHTQATQSRPDWTSKELGQALSKEPFERVYPWKNKFPRLHKLYLKYEYHSHLSLTRLFLSREQMNALGLPDWVLPWYPAMTTPMRVARELYTRLGPVDRKKLERKGRKQQRYRMQAVFGERAHGIIKPDKNHPAHL